Proteins encoded within one genomic window of Rhinolophus sinicus isolate RSC01 linkage group LG05, ASM3656204v1, whole genome shotgun sequence:
- the ABHD16A gene encoding phosphatidylserine lipase ABHD16A isoform X1 has protein sequence MAKLLSCVLGPRLYKIYRERDSERAPSSVSETPTSVTTPPSSSWDTYYQPRALEKHADSILALASVFWSISYYSSPFAFFYLYRKGYLSLSKVVPFSHYAGTLLLLLAGVACLRGIGRWTNPQYRQFITILEATHRNQSVENKRQLANYNFDFRSWPVDFHWEEPSSRKESRGGPSRRGVALLRPEPLHRGTADTLLNRVKKLPCQITSFLVAHTLGRRMLYPGSVYLLQKALMPVLLQGQARLVEECNGRRAKLLACDGNEIDTMFVDRRGTAEPQGQKLVICCEGNAGFYEVGCVSTPLEAGYSVLGWNHPGFAGSTGVPFPQNEANAMDVVVQFAVHRLGFQPQDIIIYAWSIGGFTATWAAMSYPDISAVILDASFDDLVPLALKVMPDSWRGLVTRTVRQHLNLNNAEQLCRYQGPVLLIRRTKDEIITTTVPEDVMSNRGNDLLLKLLQHRYPRVMAEDGLRVVRQWLEASSQLEEASIYSRWEVEEDWCLSVLRSYQAEHGPDFPWSVGEDMSADGRRQLALFLAQKHLHNFEATHCTPLPVQNFQMPWHL, from the exons ATGGCGAAGCTGCTGAGCTGCGTCCTTGGCCCCCGGCTCTACAAAATCTACCGGGAAAGGGACTCTGAAAGAGCCCCGTCCAGCGTCTCTGAGACTCCAACTTCAGTCACTACccccccttccagctcctgg GATACGTACTATCAGCcccgggccctggagaaacatgccGATAGCATCCTGGCGCTG GCTTCAGTCTTCTGGTCCATCTCTTACTACTCTTCTCCCTTCGCCTTCTTCTACTTATACAGGAAAG gttACTTGAGTCTGTCCAAAGTGGTGCCATTTTCTCACTATGCTGGGACATTGCTACTTCTGCTGGCAGGTGTAGCCTGCCTCCGAG GCATCGGCCGCTGGACCAACCCCCAGTACCGGCAGTTCATCACCATTTTGGAGGCCACACATAGAAACCAGTCTGTAGAAAACAAG AGGCAGCTCGCCAACTACAACTTCGACTTCAGGAGCTGGCCCGTTGACTTCCACTGGGAAGAACCCAGCAGTCG GAAGGAGTCCCGAGGGGGCCCTTCCCGCCGGGGCGTGGCCCTGCTCCGCCCAGAGCCCCTGCACCGGGGGACAGCAGACACCCTCCTCAACCGGGTCAAGAAGCTGCCTTGTCAGATCACCAG CTTCCTGGTGGCACACACCCTCGGGCGCCGGATGCTGTACCCGGGCTCTGTGTACCTGCTCCAGAAGGCCCTCATGCCTGTGTTGCTGCAGGGCCAGGCCCGGCTGGTGGAAGAG TGTAATGGGCGCCGGGCAAAGCTGCTGGCCTGTGATGGCAATGAGATTGACACCATGTTTGTGGACCGGCGGGGGACAGCTGAGCCCCAGGGACAGAAGCTG GTGATCTGCTGTGAGGGGAACGCGGGCTTCTATGAGGTGGGCTGCGTCTCCACACCTTTGGAAG CTGGATATTCAGTCCTGGGCTGGAATCATCCAGGCTTTGCCGGAAGCACG GGGGTGCCATTCCCGCAGAATGAGGCCAATGCCATGGACGTGGTGGTCCAGTTTGCCGTCCACCGTCTGGGCTTCCAGCCCCAGGATATCATCATCTACGCCTGGTCCATCGGTGGCTTCACTG CCACGTGGGCAGCCATGTCCTACCCAGACATCAGTGCTGTGATCCTGGATGCCTCCTTTGATGACCTCGTGCCCTTGGCCTTGAAGGTCATGCCAGATAGCTGGA GGGGCCTGGTGACCAGGACTGTGAGGCAGCACCTCAATCTAAACAACGCGGAACAGCTGTGCAG GTACCAGGGCCCTGTACTGCTGATCCGCAGAACCAAGGATGAGATCATCACCACCAC GGTTCCTGAGGACGTCATGTCTAACCGAGGCAATGACCTCCTGCTGAAGCTCCTGCAGCATCG GTATCCCCGTGTGATGGCAGAAGACGGCCTTCGAGTGGTGAGGCAGTGGCTGGAGGCCTCCTCACAGctggaggaag CTTCGATTTACAGCCGATGGGAGGTGGAGGAAGACTGGTGTCTGTCTGTCCTCCGCTCCTACCAGGCTGAACACGGGCCAGACTTCCCCTGGAGTGTGG GGGAGGACATGAGTGCAGATGGAAGGCGGCAGCTGGCTTTGTTTCTG GCTCAGAAGCACCTGCACAACTTTGAGGCCACACACTGCACCCCGCTCCCGGTCCAGAACTTCCAGATGCCCTGGCACCTCTAG
- the ABHD16A gene encoding phosphatidylserine lipase ABHD16A isoform X2: MAKLLSCVLGPRLYKIYRERDSERAPSSVSETPTSVTTPPSSSWDTYYQPRALEKHADSILALASVFWSISYYSSPFAFFYLYRKGYLSLSKVVPFSHYAGTLLLLLAGVACLRGIGRWTNPQYRQFITILEATHRNQSVENKRQLANYNFDFRSWPVDFHWEEPSSRKESRGGPSRRGVALLRPEPLHRGTADTLLNRVKKLPCQITSFLVAHTLGRRMLYPGSVYLLQKALMPVLLQGQARLVEECNGRRAKLLACDGNEIDTMFVDRRGTAEPQGQKLVICCEGNAGFYEVGCVSTPLEAGYSVLGWNHPGFAGSTGVPFPQNEANAMDVVVQFAVHRLGFQPQDIIIYAWSIGGFTATWAAMSYPDISAVILDASFDDLVPLALKVMPDSWRGLVTRTVRQHLNLNNAEQLCRYQGPVLLIRRTKDEIITTTVPEDVMSNRGNDLLLKLLQHRYPRVMAEDGLRVVRQWLEASSQLEEASIYSRWEVEEDWCLSVLRSYQAEHGPDFPWSVVLPLCRGGHECRWKAAAGFVSGSEAPAQL; encoded by the exons ATGGCGAAGCTGCTGAGCTGCGTCCTTGGCCCCCGGCTCTACAAAATCTACCGGGAAAGGGACTCTGAAAGAGCCCCGTCCAGCGTCTCTGAGACTCCAACTTCAGTCACTACccccccttccagctcctgg GATACGTACTATCAGCcccgggccctggagaaacatgccGATAGCATCCTGGCGCTG GCTTCAGTCTTCTGGTCCATCTCTTACTACTCTTCTCCCTTCGCCTTCTTCTACTTATACAGGAAAG gttACTTGAGTCTGTCCAAAGTGGTGCCATTTTCTCACTATGCTGGGACATTGCTACTTCTGCTGGCAGGTGTAGCCTGCCTCCGAG GCATCGGCCGCTGGACCAACCCCCAGTACCGGCAGTTCATCACCATTTTGGAGGCCACACATAGAAACCAGTCTGTAGAAAACAAG AGGCAGCTCGCCAACTACAACTTCGACTTCAGGAGCTGGCCCGTTGACTTCCACTGGGAAGAACCCAGCAGTCG GAAGGAGTCCCGAGGGGGCCCTTCCCGCCGGGGCGTGGCCCTGCTCCGCCCAGAGCCCCTGCACCGGGGGACAGCAGACACCCTCCTCAACCGGGTCAAGAAGCTGCCTTGTCAGATCACCAG CTTCCTGGTGGCACACACCCTCGGGCGCCGGATGCTGTACCCGGGCTCTGTGTACCTGCTCCAGAAGGCCCTCATGCCTGTGTTGCTGCAGGGCCAGGCCCGGCTGGTGGAAGAG TGTAATGGGCGCCGGGCAAAGCTGCTGGCCTGTGATGGCAATGAGATTGACACCATGTTTGTGGACCGGCGGGGGACAGCTGAGCCCCAGGGACAGAAGCTG GTGATCTGCTGTGAGGGGAACGCGGGCTTCTATGAGGTGGGCTGCGTCTCCACACCTTTGGAAG CTGGATATTCAGTCCTGGGCTGGAATCATCCAGGCTTTGCCGGAAGCACG GGGGTGCCATTCCCGCAGAATGAGGCCAATGCCATGGACGTGGTGGTCCAGTTTGCCGTCCACCGTCTGGGCTTCCAGCCCCAGGATATCATCATCTACGCCTGGTCCATCGGTGGCTTCACTG CCACGTGGGCAGCCATGTCCTACCCAGACATCAGTGCTGTGATCCTGGATGCCTCCTTTGATGACCTCGTGCCCTTGGCCTTGAAGGTCATGCCAGATAGCTGGA GGGGCCTGGTGACCAGGACTGTGAGGCAGCACCTCAATCTAAACAACGCGGAACAGCTGTGCAG GTACCAGGGCCCTGTACTGCTGATCCGCAGAACCAAGGATGAGATCATCACCACCAC GGTTCCTGAGGACGTCATGTCTAACCGAGGCAATGACCTCCTGCTGAAGCTCCTGCAGCATCG GTATCCCCGTGTGATGGCAGAAGACGGCCTTCGAGTGGTGAGGCAGTGGCTGGAGGCCTCCTCACAGctggaggaag CTTCGATTTACAGCCGATGGGAGGTGGAGGAAGACTGGTGTCTGTCTGTCCTCCGCTCCTACCAGGCTGAACACGGGCCAGACTTCCCCTGGAGTGTGG TTCTTCCTCTCTGCAGGGGAGGACATGAGTGCAGATGGAAGGCGGCAGCTGGCTTTGTTTCTG GCTCAGAAGCACCTGCACAACTTTGA
- the LOC109436794 gene encoding lymphocyte antigen 6 complex locus protein G6f isoform X2: MSRQTREYGPLSGLFPPWGHQVPGKRAWQALHMAVLFLLLLLLCGAPHAAADNILAIHVALGEAMELPCPSPPTLHGDELLSWFHSPAAGSPTALVAQVQVARSAAEPGKPGRDSRLKLLGNYSLWLEGSKEGDAGRYWCAVLGQHHKYQNWRVYDVSVLRGSQLSAKAADGSLCSVLLCSVVPPRRLDSVTWLEGKGPVRGRVQSFWNNGAALLLVCPGEGLPEPKGHRPRIIRCVVPQNKGVSFSLAASVDASPALCAPSTGWDVPWILTLLLAAGQGVTILVLSTMLWRRRIHGAQCRGNRMRCSDCSGDSPSSSCSEMVTNCGEGNHCGFLEHKPQPGLGQSELSENPLVTLPHHHPACVTAHHCNQVRTELVGDVTYTRHRDCCVGDLCNGAVARTVAPAYTLAVAAIALAWVLPGLWRGWWQ; encoded by the exons ATGTCACGCCAGACCAGGGAGTATGGGCCTTTATCTGGGCTGTTTCCTCCCTGGGGACACCAGGTCCCAGGCAAGAGAGCTTGGCAGGCTCTCCACATGGCGGTCTTATTCCTCCTCCTTCTGCTCCTCTGTGGGGCCCCCCATGCTGCTGCAG ACAACATCCTGGCCATCCACGTGGCCTTGGGGGAAGCAATGGAGCTGCCATGTCCCTCACCACCTACCCTGCATGGGGACGAACTCCTGTCCTGGTTCCACAGCCCTGCAGCAGGCTCCCCCACTGCCCTGGTGGCCCAAGTCCAGGTGGCCAGGTCAGCCGCAGAGCCTGGAAAGCCTGGAAGGGACTCCAGGCTCAAGCTTCTGGGGAACTACTCTTTGTGGCTGGAAGGGTCCAAGGAGGGAGACGCCGGACGATACTGGTGCGCTGTACTGGGTCAGCACCACAAGTACCAGAACTGGAGGGTGTATGATGTCTCCGTGCTTAGAG gaTCCCAGCTATCTGCAAAGGCTGCAGATGGATCCCTCTGCTCTGTCCTCCTGTGCTCTGTGGTCCCCCCCAGACGCCTGGACTCTGTGACCTGGCTGGAGGGGAAGGGTCCTGTTAGGGGCCGTGTACAGTCCTTCTGGAACAATGGGGCTGCCCTGCTCTTGGTGTGTCCTGGAGAGGGGCTTCCTGAGCCCAAGGGTCATAGGCCAAGGATCATCCGCTGTGTCGTGCCTCAGAACAAAGGGGTCAGCTTTAGCCTGGCAG CCTCTGTGGATGCCTCCCCGGCCCTCTGTGCCCCTTCCACAGGCTGGGATGTGCCCTGGATCTTGACGCTGTTGCTCGCAGCGGGCCAAGGGGTCACCATCCTGGTCCTCAGCACCATGCTCTGGAGGCGGAGGATCCACGGGGCTCAGTGCAGAG GAAACCGCATGAGGTGCTCTGACTGCAGTGGTGACAGCCCCAGCAGCTCCTGCAGCGAGATGGTGACCAACTGTGGTGAGGGCAACCACTGTGGCTTCCTGGAGCACAAACCCCAACCGGGCCTGGGACAGAGCGAGCTATCTGAAAACC cCTTAGTGACCTTGCCTCATCACCATCCAGCCTGCGTGACAGCCCACCACTGCAATCAAGTGAGAACAGAGCTGGTGGGAGATGTGACTTACACACGCCACAGGGACTGCTGCGTCGGAGACCTGTGCAACGGGGCCGTGGCAAGAACTGTGGCCCCGGCCTATACTTTGGCTGTGGCAGCCATCGCCCTGGCCTGGGTCTTGCCAGGACTGTGGAGAGGGTGGTGGCAGTAG
- the LOC109436794 gene encoding lymphocyte antigen 6 complex locus protein G6f isoform X1, producing MSRQTREYGPLSGLFPPWGHQVPGKRAWQALHMAVLFLLLLLLCGAPHAAADNILAIHVALGEAMELPCPSPPTLHGDELLSWFHSPAAGSPTALVAQVQVARSAAEPGKPGRDSRLKLLGNYSLWLEGSKEGDAGRYWCAVLGQHHKYQNWRVYDVSVLRGSQLSAKAADGSLCSVLLCSVVPPRRLDSVTWLEGKGPVRGRVQSFWNNGAALLLVCPGEGLPEPKGHRPRIIRCVVPQNKGVSFSLAASVDASPALCAPSTGWDVPWILTLLLAAGQGVTILVLSTMLWRRRIHGAQCRDASIPQFKPEIQVYENIHLARLSPPAPKTRWSP from the exons ATGTCACGCCAGACCAGGGAGTATGGGCCTTTATCTGGGCTGTTTCCTCCCTGGGGACACCAGGTCCCAGGCAAGAGAGCTTGGCAGGCTCTCCACATGGCGGTCTTATTCCTCCTCCTTCTGCTCCTCTGTGGGGCCCCCCATGCTGCTGCAG ACAACATCCTGGCCATCCACGTGGCCTTGGGGGAAGCAATGGAGCTGCCATGTCCCTCACCACCTACCCTGCATGGGGACGAACTCCTGTCCTGGTTCCACAGCCCTGCAGCAGGCTCCCCCACTGCCCTGGTGGCCCAAGTCCAGGTGGCCAGGTCAGCCGCAGAGCCTGGAAAGCCTGGAAGGGACTCCAGGCTCAAGCTTCTGGGGAACTACTCTTTGTGGCTGGAAGGGTCCAAGGAGGGAGACGCCGGACGATACTGGTGCGCTGTACTGGGTCAGCACCACAAGTACCAGAACTGGAGGGTGTATGATGTCTCCGTGCTTAGAG gaTCCCAGCTATCTGCAAAGGCTGCAGATGGATCCCTCTGCTCTGTCCTCCTGTGCTCTGTGGTCCCCCCCAGACGCCTGGACTCTGTGACCTGGCTGGAGGGGAAGGGTCCTGTTAGGGGCCGTGTACAGTCCTTCTGGAACAATGGGGCTGCCCTGCTCTTGGTGTGTCCTGGAGAGGGGCTTCCTGAGCCCAAGGGTCATAGGCCAAGGATCATCCGCTGTGTCGTGCCTCAGAACAAAGGGGTCAGCTTTAGCCTGGCAG CCTCTGTGGATGCCTCCCCGGCCCTCTGTGCCCCTTCCACAGGCTGGGATGTGCCCTGGATCTTGACGCTGTTGCTCGCAGCGGGCCAAGGGGTCACCATCCTGGTCCTCAGCACCATGCTCTGGAGGCGGAGGATCCACGGGGCTCAGTGCAGAG ATGCCTCGATTCCTCAGTTCAAACCTGAAATCCAGGTCTATGAAAATATCCATTTGGCCCGACTCAG CCCACCTGCCCCCAAGACCAGATGGTCTCCATGA
- the LOC109436794 gene encoding lymphocyte antigen 6 complex locus protein G6d isoform X3, with protein MNPHLVGLLLCTLNALWGAAVGNRMRCSDCSGDSPSSSCSEMVTNCGEGNHCGFLEHKPQPGLGQSELSENPLVTLPHHHPACVTAHHCNQVRTELVGDVTYTRHRDCCVGDLCNGAVARTVAPAYTLAVAAIALAWVLPGLWRGWWQ; from the exons ATGAACCCTCACCTTGTCGGCCTGCTGCTCTGCACCCTGAACGCCCTGTGGGGGGCTGCGGTGG GAAACCGCATGAGGTGCTCTGACTGCAGTGGTGACAGCCCCAGCAGCTCCTGCAGCGAGATGGTGACCAACTGTGGTGAGGGCAACCACTGTGGCTTCCTGGAGCACAAACCCCAACCGGGCCTGGGACAGAGCGAGCTATCTGAAAACC cCTTAGTGACCTTGCCTCATCACCATCCAGCCTGCGTGACAGCCCACCACTGCAATCAAGTGAGAACAGAGCTGGTGGGAGATGTGACTTACACACGCCACAGGGACTGCTGCGTCGGAGACCTGTGCAACGGGGCCGTGGCAAGAACTGTGGCCCCGGCCTATACTTTGGCTGTGGCAGCCATCGCCCTGGCCTGGGTCTTGCCAGGACTGTGGAGAGGGTGGTGGCAGTAG
- the LY6G6C gene encoding lymphocyte antigen 6 complex locus protein G6c has translation MTGLLLLTLSSLLCWVSADIRCHSCYKVPVLGCVDRQSCRLEPGHKCLTTNVYLGKMWVFSNLRCGTAEEPCREAFNQTSHKLGLTYNTTCCSKDNCNSPAPRPAPTLALLVLTSLAGLGLWLLH, from the exons ATGACAGGCCTGCTGCTGCTCACCTTGTCTTCTCTGCTCTGCTGGGTCTCAG CTGACATTCGCTGTCACTCCTGCTACAAGGTCCCTGTGCTGGGCTGTGTGGACCGGCAGTCCTGTCGCCTGGAGCCAGGACACAAATGCCTGACAACAAATGTGTACCTTG GTAAGATGTGGGTTTTCTCCAACCTTCGCTGTGGCACAGCAGAAGAGCCCTGCCGGGAGGCCTTCAACCAAACCAGTCACAAGCTGGGGCTGACCTACAACACCACCTGCTGCAGCAAGGACAACTGCAACAGCCCAGCGCCCCGGCCCGCGCCAACCCTGGCCCTGCTGGTCCTCACCTCCCTGGCTGGCCTTGGCCTCTGGCTGCTGCACTGA
- the MPIG6B gene encoding megakaryocyte and platelet inhibitory receptor G6b isoform X2, whose amino-acid sequence MALVLQLLPLLLSRAQGDAGVPLDGHPGDRVNLSCIGVSHPIRWAWAPSFPACKGLSKGRRPILWASSSGTPTVSPSQPFAGRLRSLDPGIRRLELLLSAGDSGTFICKGRHDDESRTVLHVLGDRADCRAPGPSQGSVYPQLLIPLLGAGLALGLGALGVVYWRCRRSPPPPLRPVPRFAVSPSHSSTCESRTPEASKGGTSDCRGPGPGAEPALRRPGSYGPKKASLVVPCGPC is encoded by the exons ATGGCCCTGGTTCTGCAGCTGCTACCGCTGCTGCTGTCGAGGGCACAGGGGGACGCCGGGG TTCCCTTGGACGGCCACCCTGGGGACCGGGTGAATCTCTCCTGCATAGGGGTCTCGCATCCCATCCGCTGGGCCTGGGCGCCTAGTTTCCCAGCCTGTAAGGGCTTGTCCAAAGGACGCCGCCCGATCCTGTGGGCCTCTTCGAGCGGGACCCCCACCGTGTCTCCTAGCCAGCCGTTTGCTGGCCGCCTACGCTCCCTGGACCCTGGTATCCGGCGGCTGGAGCTGCTTCTGAGCGCGGGGGACTCGGGCACCTTTATCTGCAAAGGCCGCCACGACGACGAGAGCCGTACCGTGCTTCACGTGCTGGGGGACAGGGCCGATTGCAGGGCTCCGGGGCCTAGCCAGG GGTCCGTGTATCCCCAGCTCCTGATCCCACTGCTGGGCGCGGGCCTAGCGCTGGGACTCGGAGCGTTGGGCGTGGTCTACTGGCGGTGCAG GCGCTCGCCCCCGCCCCCGCTTCGACCAGTCCCCAGATTTG CTGTGTCCCCCTCACATAGCTCCACTTGTGAAAGCCGAACCCCAGAGGCCAGTAAAGGAGGAACCTCAGATTGCAGGGGACCTGGACCAGGAGCCG AGCCTGCTCTACGCAGACCTGGATCGTATGGCCCTAAGAAGGCCTCGCTGGTTGTCCCCTGTGGTCCCTGCTGA
- the MPIG6B gene encoding megakaryocyte and platelet inhibitory receptor G6b isoform X1, producing the protein MALVLQLLPLLLSRAQGDAGVPLDGHPGDRVNLSCIGVSHPIRWAWAPSFPACKGLSKGRRPILWASSSGTPTVSPSQPFAGRLRSLDPGIRRLELLLSAGDSGTFICKGRHDDESRTVLHVLGDRADCRAPGPSQGSVYPQLLIPLLGAGLALGLGALGVVYWRCRRSPPPPLRPVPRFAPLVKAEPQRPVKEEPQIAGDLDQEPSLLYADLDRMALRRPRWLSPVVPADASTIYAVVV; encoded by the exons ATGGCCCTGGTTCTGCAGCTGCTACCGCTGCTGCTGTCGAGGGCACAGGGGGACGCCGGGG TTCCCTTGGACGGCCACCCTGGGGACCGGGTGAATCTCTCCTGCATAGGGGTCTCGCATCCCATCCGCTGGGCCTGGGCGCCTAGTTTCCCAGCCTGTAAGGGCTTGTCCAAAGGACGCCGCCCGATCCTGTGGGCCTCTTCGAGCGGGACCCCCACCGTGTCTCCTAGCCAGCCGTTTGCTGGCCGCCTACGCTCCCTGGACCCTGGTATCCGGCGGCTGGAGCTGCTTCTGAGCGCGGGGGACTCGGGCACCTTTATCTGCAAAGGCCGCCACGACGACGAGAGCCGTACCGTGCTTCACGTGCTGGGGGACAGGGCCGATTGCAGGGCTCCGGGGCCTAGCCAGG GGTCCGTGTATCCCCAGCTCCTGATCCCACTGCTGGGCGCGGGCCTAGCGCTGGGACTCGGAGCGTTGGGCGTGGTCTACTGGCGGTGCAG GCGCTCGCCCCCGCCCCCGCTTCGACCAGTCCCCAGATTTG CTCCACTTGTGAAAGCCGAACCCCAGAGGCCAGTAAAGGAGGAACCTCAGATTGCAGGGGACCTGGACCAGGAGCCG AGCCTGCTCTACGCAGACCTGGATCGTATGGCCCTAAGAAGGCCTCGCTGGTTGTCCCCTGTGGTCCCTGCTGATGCCTCCACCATCTATGCGGTTGTAGTTTGA
- the MPIG6B gene encoding megakaryocyte and platelet inhibitory receptor G6b isoform X3 encodes MALVLQLLPLLLSRAQGDAGGVSHPIRWAWAPSFPACKGLSKGRRPILWASSSGTPTVSPSQPFAGRLRSLDPGIRRLELLLSAGDSGTFICKGRHDDESRTVLHVLGDRADCRAPGPSQGSVYPQLLIPLLGAGLALGLGALGVVYWRCRRSPPPPLRPVPRFAPLVKAEPQRPVKEEPQIAGDLDQEPSLLYADLDRMALRRPRWLSPVVPADASTIYAVVV; translated from the exons ATGGCCCTGGTTCTGCAGCTGCTACCGCTGCTGCTGTCGAGGGCACAGGGGGACGCCGGGG GGGTCTCGCATCCCATCCGCTGGGCCTGGGCGCCTAGTTTCCCAGCCTGTAAGGGCTTGTCCAAAGGACGCCGCCCGATCCTGTGGGCCTCTTCGAGCGGGACCCCCACCGTGTCTCCTAGCCAGCCGTTTGCTGGCCGCCTACGCTCCCTGGACCCTGGTATCCGGCGGCTGGAGCTGCTTCTGAGCGCGGGGGACTCGGGCACCTTTATCTGCAAAGGCCGCCACGACGACGAGAGCCGTACCGTGCTTCACGTGCTGGGGGACAGGGCCGATTGCAGGGCTCCGGGGCCTAGCCAGG GGTCCGTGTATCCCCAGCTCCTGATCCCACTGCTGGGCGCGGGCCTAGCGCTGGGACTCGGAGCGTTGGGCGTGGTCTACTGGCGGTGCAG GCGCTCGCCCCCGCCCCCGCTTCGACCAGTCCCCAGATTTG CTCCACTTGTGAAAGCCGAACCCCAGAGGCCAGTAAAGGAGGAACCTCAGATTGCAGGGGACCTGGACCAGGAGCCG AGCCTGCTCTACGCAGACCTGGATCGTATGGCCCTAAGAAGGCCTCGCTGGTTGTCCCCTGTGGTCCCTGCTGATGCCTCCACCATCTATGCGGTTGTAGTTTGA
- the MPIG6B gene encoding megakaryocyte and platelet inhibitory receptor G6b isoform X4: protein MALVLQLLPLLLSRAQGDAGVPLDGHPGDRVNLSCIGVSHPIRWAWAPSFPACKGLSKGRRPILWASSSGTPTVSPSQPFAGRLRSLDPGIRRLELLLSAGDSGTFICKGRHDDESRTVLHVLGDRADCRAPGPSQGARPRPRFDQSPDLLCPPHIAPLVKAEPQRPVKEEPQIAGDLDQEPSLLYADLDRMALRRPRWLSPVVPADASTIYAVVV, encoded by the exons ATGGCCCTGGTTCTGCAGCTGCTACCGCTGCTGCTGTCGAGGGCACAGGGGGACGCCGGGG TTCCCTTGGACGGCCACCCTGGGGACCGGGTGAATCTCTCCTGCATAGGGGTCTCGCATCCCATCCGCTGGGCCTGGGCGCCTAGTTTCCCAGCCTGTAAGGGCTTGTCCAAAGGACGCCGCCCGATCCTGTGGGCCTCTTCGAGCGGGACCCCCACCGTGTCTCCTAGCCAGCCGTTTGCTGGCCGCCTACGCTCCCTGGACCCTGGTATCCGGCGGCTGGAGCTGCTTCTGAGCGCGGGGGACTCGGGCACCTTTATCTGCAAAGGCCGCCACGACGACGAGAGCCGTACCGTGCTTCACGTGCTGGGGGACAGGGCCGATTGCAGGGCTCCGGGGCCTAGCCAGG GCGCTCGCCCCCGCCCCCGCTTCGACCAGTCCCCAGATTTG CTGTGTCCCCCTCACATAGCTCCACTTGTGAAAGCCGAACCCCAGAGGCCAGTAAAGGAGGAACCTCAGATTGCAGGGGACCTGGACCAGGAGCCG AGCCTGCTCTACGCAGACCTGGATCGTATGGCCCTAAGAAGGCCTCGCTGGTTGTCCCCTGTGGTCCCTGCTGATGCCTCCACCATCTATGCGGTTGTAGTTTGA